A window of the Streptomyces sp. NBC_01351 genome harbors these coding sequences:
- a CDS encoding terpene synthase family protein, with product MTQPFQLPDFYVPYPARRNPHYEVARVHTKQWARDFGMLEGSGVWEESDLDSHDYALLCSHTHPDCDSDALSLVTDWYVWVFFFDDHFLELYKRTKDRDGAKAYLDGLAAFMPMDLADGFPEPTNPVEAGLADLWRRTVPAMSADWRERFSLSTKNLLNESMWELANIDIGRVANPLEYIEMRRKVGGAPWSAGLIEYVSAEVPARVAHSRALGVLRDAFSDAVHIRNDIFSYQREVADEGELSNAILVLETFLGCSTQEAAETSNDLLTSRLQQFEQTALTELPQLFADHAMTPVEIGAVLAYAKGLQDWQSGGHEWHMVSSRYMNKEVKATSPVTLPFLPTGLGTTALDLRSVFTQRSMEMRRRSFTHVPFERTGPSVIPEIYMPYKLTLSPHLAHAREESVAWSRRMGLLDPQPGDPGSAIWTEEKLRGFDFAVCSAGIDPDGTPEALALNASWLTWGTYGDDYYPVVFAQAKNLSAAKATTARLIAMIPVDHSDQATPLTAMERALGDLWVRTSAAMSTEQRTEFRATLADMLESWLWEVDNQIQNRIPDPVDYAEMRRRTFGTYLTMYLCRLGHQGRGIPEEIYSSGTIRSLENAVADAACLINDIFSYQKEVEVEGEVHNYVLVTRNFFDIGYPEALHICHALMTQRTEEFEHIVANQMPLLYDDWKLSAEARAALDAYVGELKDWHAGILNWHQKIRRYRPEDLHRMPDVLSTRVWDSGFGMSAARIALPVR from the coding sequence GTGACGCAGCCGTTCCAACTGCCGGACTTCTACGTGCCCTATCCGGCGCGCAGGAACCCCCACTACGAGGTCGCGAGGGTCCACACCAAGCAGTGGGCGCGCGACTTCGGGATGCTGGAAGGTTCCGGTGTCTGGGAGGAGAGCGACCTCGACTCGCACGACTACGCGCTGCTCTGCTCCCACACCCACCCCGACTGCGACAGCGACGCCCTCTCGCTCGTCACCGACTGGTACGTATGGGTGTTCTTCTTCGACGACCACTTCCTGGAGCTGTACAAGCGGACGAAGGACCGCGACGGCGCCAAGGCGTACCTCGACGGGCTCGCCGCCTTCATGCCCATGGACCTGGCCGACGGTTTTCCCGAGCCCACGAACCCCGTCGAGGCCGGGCTCGCCGACCTGTGGCGGCGGACCGTCCCCGCGATGTCCGCGGACTGGCGGGAACGGTTCTCCTTGTCCACGAAGAACCTGCTCAACGAGTCGATGTGGGAGCTCGCCAACATCGACATCGGGCGCGTGGCGAACCCGCTCGAATACATCGAGATGCGCCGCAAGGTCGGCGGCGCCCCCTGGTCGGCCGGTCTGATCGAGTACGTCTCCGCCGAGGTCCCGGCACGCGTCGCGCACTCGCGGGCGCTCGGCGTGCTGCGCGACGCCTTCTCCGATGCCGTGCACATCAGGAACGACATCTTCTCCTACCAGCGGGAAGTGGCCGATGAGGGTGAACTCTCCAACGCCATCCTGGTGTTGGAGACCTTCCTCGGCTGCTCCACCCAGGAGGCAGCCGAGACCTCCAACGACCTGCTGACCTCCCGCCTCCAGCAGTTCGAGCAGACCGCGCTCACCGAACTCCCCCAGCTGTTCGCCGACCACGCCATGACGCCGGTCGAGATCGGGGCCGTGCTGGCCTACGCCAAGGGCCTGCAGGACTGGCAGTCCGGCGGCCACGAATGGCACATGGTCTCCAGCCGCTACATGAACAAGGAGGTCAAGGCCACCTCCCCGGTCACCCTTCCCTTCCTCCCCACCGGGCTCGGCACCACCGCCCTCGACCTGCGGTCCGTCTTCACCCAGCGCTCGATGGAGATGCGGCGCCGCTCCTTCACCCACGTCCCCTTCGAGCGGACCGGGCCCTCCGTCATCCCCGAGATCTACATGCCGTACAAGCTCACCCTCAGCCCGCACCTGGCGCACGCCCGCGAGGAGTCGGTGGCCTGGTCCCGGCGGATGGGCCTGCTGGACCCGCAGCCGGGCGATCCCGGCTCGGCGATCTGGACCGAGGAGAAGCTGCGCGGCTTCGACTTCGCCGTCTGCTCGGCCGGCATCGACCCCGACGGCACGCCGGAGGCGCTCGCCCTGAACGCCTCCTGGCTGACCTGGGGAACGTACGGGGACGACTACTACCCGGTGGTCTTCGCCCAGGCCAAGAACCTGTCGGCCGCCAAGGCGACCACGGCGCGCCTGATCGCGATGATCCCGGTCGACCACTCCGACCAGGCCACGCCACTGACCGCGATGGAGCGCGCCCTCGGCGACCTCTGGGTGCGCACCAGCGCCGCCATGTCCACGGAGCAGCGCACCGAGTTCCGGGCGACGCTGGCGGACATGCTGGAGAGCTGGCTGTGGGAGGTGGACAACCAGATCCAGAACCGCATCCCGGACCCGGTCGACTACGCCGAGATGCGCCGCCGCACCTTCGGCACCTACCTCACGATGTACCTGTGCCGGCTCGGGCACCAGGGCCGGGGCATCCCCGAGGAGATCTACTCCTCCGGGACCATCCGTTCACTGGAGAACGCCGTCGCGGACGCCGCCTGCCTGATCAACGACATCTTCTCCTACCAGAAGGAGGTGGAGGTCGAGGGCGAGGTCCACAACTACGTCCTGGTGACGCGGAACTTCTTCGACATCGGCTACCCGGAGGCGCTGCACATCTGCCACGCGCTGATGACCCAGCGCACCGAGGAGTTCGAGCACATCGTGGCGAACCAGATGCCGTTGCTCTACGACGACTGGAAGCTGAGCGCCGAGGCCCGGGCCGCGCTGGACGCTTACGTCGGCGAGCTCAAGGACTGGCACGCCGGAATCCTCAACTGGCATCAGAAGATCCGCCGTTACCGGCCGGAGGACCTGCATCGGATGCCCGACGTGCTCTCCACCCGCGTCTGGGACTCCGGCTTCGGCATGTCGGCCGCCCGGATCGCCCTGCCCGTCCGGTAG
- a CDS encoding GNAT family N-acetyltransferase, with protein MVDIREVPETDIDRALELAYLVFHDRPEKEGREKHHALLTRCRRTGAYDGDVLVGFMAAHDFRLSVPGTDLSCPGLTFVSVAPTHRRRGVLTGLMAEMLDHAAATGSPIAALWASEAAIYGRFGFGSATTGVTVEIDSTRPLVLRVDPDPRPLRLVDPDAALAEIGPFHEAARAVRAGRPSRSPERWREEWLCEQAEEDEELSPPRIIVLGDPDEPIAGYVVYRTKAEDDSGPVRAPGLVRVDELEAETPAVAAALWECLTALDLTGKVSAWGRPVDDPLLHFAADRDQVRVTAQFPALWLRLVDVGAALTARSWAAPVELVLEVHDVRLPANAGRFRLKAGPGGAAYEHADTGPDLALDVRELAACYLGGTRAVELVAAGLVREHTPGAAAALDAALAAGNGLLPHTADEF; from the coding sequence ATGGTGGACATCCGCGAGGTACCCGAGACAGACATCGACCGTGCTCTGGAGCTCGCGTACCTGGTCTTCCATGATCGGCCCGAGAAGGAGGGCCGCGAGAAGCATCACGCGCTGCTGACGCGCTGCCGGCGGACCGGCGCCTACGACGGGGACGTCCTGGTCGGCTTCATGGCGGCGCACGACTTCCGGCTCTCGGTGCCCGGGACGGACCTGTCCTGCCCCGGGCTCACCTTCGTCTCCGTCGCCCCCACCCACCGCCGCCGGGGCGTGCTCACCGGGCTGATGGCCGAGATGCTGGACCACGCGGCGGCGACCGGCAGCCCGATCGCCGCCCTCTGGGCCTCCGAGGCCGCCATCTACGGCCGCTTCGGCTTCGGCAGCGCGACCACCGGAGTCACCGTCGAGATCGACTCCACCCGCCCGCTGGTCCTGCGCGTCGACCCGGACCCGCGCCCGCTCCGGCTCGTGGACCCGGACGCGGCGCTCGCCGAGATCGGCCCCTTCCACGAGGCCGCCCGCGCCGTGCGGGCCGGGCGCCCGAGCCGGAGCCCGGAGCGCTGGCGGGAGGAATGGCTGTGCGAACAGGCGGAGGAGGACGAGGAGTTGAGCCCGCCCCGGATCATCGTCCTCGGCGACCCGGACGAGCCGATCGCCGGCTACGTGGTCTACCGCACGAAGGCCGAGGACGACTCCGGGCCCGTCCGCGCACCGGGGCTGGTCCGCGTGGACGAGCTGGAGGCCGAGACCCCGGCGGTCGCCGCCGCCCTGTGGGAGTGCCTGACCGCGCTCGACCTCACCGGCAAGGTCTCCGCCTGGGGCCGCCCGGTCGACGACCCGCTGCTCCACTTCGCCGCCGACCGGGACCAGGTGCGGGTCACCGCCCAGTTCCCCGCGCTCTGGCTGCGGCTGGTCGACGTGGGGGCGGCGCTGACCGCGCGGTCCTGGGCCGCGCCGGTCGAGCTGGTGCTGGAGGTGCACGATGTACGGCTGCCCGCCAACGCCGGGCGGTTCCGGCTGAAGGCGGGGCCGGGCGGGGCGGCGTACGAACACGCGGACACCGGCCCCGACCTGGCCCTGGACGTACGGGAACTGGCCGCCTGCTACCTGGGCGGGACCCGGGCCGTCGAGCTCGTCGCGGCCGGCCTCGTACGCGAGCACACGCCCGGCGCGGCGGCGGCCCTGGACGCGGCCCTGGCGGCGGGGAACGGGCTGCTGCCGCACACCGCCGACGAGTTCTGA
- a CDS encoding YncE family protein has protein sequence MSRTLRTLAALAAATLLTAAVPTVAGAAPATEAAAAPGDGLREVLFVGNNWEGTADVLASTGDLAKIGRINVIPDKAERLREIHLNPIKLAFFLGVRETAGEGHDQFVDDMYTTPDGTAVVASRPSFADVVSIDVRTGRVNWRFPVAGYRADHMAVSPDGTKVAVSASTANTVHVLDIATGRQVGSFSTGDKPHENVFSSDGRFLWNSAIGDVTSALDATWLDWTKGDRKITVVDAQTFRTVRVIDMRERLDAFGRPDLSDSVRPVSFSPDESKLYFQVSFLGGFLEYDVASDKITKLKMLPANPATGTDRTKWVNDSRHHGMSMSPDGAKLCIAGTMDDYATVVDRATLTEGPLVPADKPYWATVDGDGTGCVISESGSDRVTAIDFATGTKRVSVPVGDHPQRIRLGHVPAGWTGPTGG, from the coding sequence ATGTCACGCACCCTCCGCACCCTGGCCGCGCTCGCCGCGGCCACCCTGCTGACCGCCGCGGTGCCGACCGTGGCCGGGGCCGCGCCGGCGACCGAGGCCGCGGCCGCGCCGGGCGACGGGCTCCGGGAGGTGCTCTTCGTCGGGAACAACTGGGAGGGCACCGCCGACGTCCTCGCCTCCACCGGCGACCTCGCCAAGATCGGCCGGATCAACGTGATCCCCGACAAGGCGGAGCGCCTGCGGGAGATCCACCTCAACCCGATCAAGCTCGCCTTCTTCCTCGGGGTGCGCGAGACCGCCGGCGAGGGCCACGACCAGTTCGTGGACGACATGTACACCACCCCCGACGGCACGGCCGTCGTCGCCTCCCGGCCCAGCTTCGCCGACGTCGTCTCCATCGACGTACGCACCGGCCGGGTCAACTGGCGCTTCCCGGTGGCCGGTTACCGCGCCGACCACATGGCCGTCTCGCCCGACGGGACGAAGGTCGCGGTCTCCGCCTCCACCGCCAACACCGTGCACGTCCTCGACATCGCCACCGGCCGGCAGGTCGGTTCCTTCTCCACCGGGGACAAGCCGCACGAGAACGTCTTCAGCAGTGACGGCCGCTTCCTGTGGAACAGCGCCATCGGCGACGTCACCTCCGCCCTCGACGCGACCTGGCTGGACTGGACGAAGGGCGACCGGAAGATCACCGTCGTCGACGCGCAGACCTTCCGCACGGTCCGGGTGATCGACATGCGGGAGCGGCTGGACGCCTTCGGCCGCCCCGACCTCTCCGATTCGGTGCGTCCCGTGTCCTTCAGCCCCGACGAGTCGAAGCTCTACTTCCAGGTGTCGTTCCTGGGCGGCTTCCTGGAGTACGACGTGGCCTCCGACAAGATCACCAAGCTCAAGATGCTCCCCGCGAACCCGGCCACCGGCACCGACCGCACCAAGTGGGTCAACGACTCCCGCCACCACGGCATGTCCATGAGCCCGGACGGGGCCAAGCTCTGCATCGCGGGCACCATGGACGACTACGCGACCGTCGTGGACCGGGCCACCCTCACCGAAGGGCCCCTCGTGCCCGCCGACAAGCCCTACTGGGCCACGGTCGACGGCGACGGGACGGGGTGCGTGATCTCCGAGAGCGGCTCGGACCGCGTCACGGCCATCGACTTCGCCACCGGCACCAAGCGGGTGTCCGTCCCGGTGGGCGACCACCCGCAGCGCATCCGGCTCGGCCACGTCCCGGCCGGCTGGACCGGCCCGACCGGCGGGTGA
- a CDS encoding XdhC family protein → MLDIAEELNRWVEQGRDFAVATVVAVGGSAPRQPGAALAVDSEGTAIGSVSGGCVEGAVYELCRQALEDGETVRERFGYSDDDAFAVGLTCGGIIDILVTPVPVGSPARAVFAAALAAAARGEAAAVARIAEGPAELMGRAVLVRTEGAHQGGFGGHPELDRTIAEEARAMLDAGRTGVLEIGADGRLCGEPLKVLVEASVPPPRMIVFGAIDFASALVRIGKFLGYRVTVCDARPIFATKTRFPDADEIVIDWPHRYLETTEVDGRTVLCVLTHDAKFDVPLLELALRLPVAYVGAMGSRRTHEDRNRRLREVGVTEIELARLRSPIGLDLGARSPEETALSIAAEIVANRRGGTGASLTGAHIPIHPDPANTVIDRIGSVA, encoded by the coding sequence ATGCTGGACATCGCCGAAGAACTGAACCGGTGGGTCGAGCAGGGCCGCGATTTCGCCGTCGCCACGGTCGTGGCGGTCGGCGGGAGCGCTCCGAGGCAGCCCGGGGCCGCACTCGCTGTCGACAGCGAGGGCACGGCCATCGGCTCGGTCTCCGGTGGATGCGTGGAGGGTGCGGTGTACGAGCTGTGCCGGCAGGCGCTCGAGGACGGCGAGACCGTTCGGGAGCGCTTCGGGTACAGCGATGACGATGCCTTCGCCGTGGGTCTGACCTGCGGCGGAATCATCGACATCCTCGTCACCCCGGTCCCCGTGGGGTCTCCCGCCCGGGCGGTGTTCGCGGCAGCCCTGGCCGCCGCCGCCCGTGGCGAGGCCGCCGCGGTGGCCCGGATAGCCGAGGGCCCGGCCGAGCTCATGGGCCGGGCCGTTCTCGTCCGTACCGAAGGCGCCCACCAGGGCGGCTTCGGCGGACACCCCGAGCTCGACCGCACCATCGCCGAAGAGGCCCGCGCGATGCTCGACGCCGGCCGGACCGGCGTGCTGGAGATCGGCGCCGACGGCCGCCTCTGCGGAGAGCCGCTGAAAGTGCTGGTCGAGGCCAGCGTCCCGCCCCCGCGGATGATCGTCTTCGGTGCCATCGACTTCGCCTCCGCCCTGGTGCGGATCGGCAAGTTCCTCGGCTACCGGGTGACGGTGTGCGACGCGCGGCCGATCTTCGCGACGAAGACCCGCTTCCCCGACGCGGACGAGATCGTCATCGACTGGCCGCACCGCTACCTGGAGACCACGGAAGTGGACGGCCGGACCGTCCTGTGCGTGCTCACCCACGACGCCAAGTTCGACGTCCCGCTCCTCGAACTGGCCCTCAGGCTTCCCGTCGCGTACGTCGGCGCCATGGGCTCCCGCCGCACCCACGAGGACCGCAACAGGCGGCTCCGCGAGGTCGGCGTGACCGAGATCGAACTGGCCCGGCTGCGTTCCCCGATCGGCCTGGACCTCGGCGCCCGCTCCCCTGAGGAGACCGCGCTGTCCATCGCCGCGGAGATCGTCGCCAACCGGCGCGGCGGCACCGGCGCGTCCCTGACCGGCGCGCACATCCCGATCCACCCCGACCCGGCGAACACCGTGATCGACCGGATCGGCTCCGTCGCCTGA
- a CDS encoding NCS2 family permease codes for MTQSSVEPETSADEAGDGSRNPAGRSWLDRYFHITHRGSNVGNEVRGGITTFMAMAYILLLNPLILSGKDVAGNTMEPAALITATAFAAALTTLLMGFVGKVPLALAAGLSVSGVLASQVAPQMTWPQAMGMCVMYGVVICLLVVTGLREMIMNAIPLALKHAITMGIGLFVALIGLVKAGFVGRGPEFGPPVQLGAVGELSGWPVLLFCITLLGIFMLQARKVPGAILIGIVGGTVLAAILNAIVTIDPKAWKNGAPELKGSAVSMPDFSLFGDVEFGGWGEVGAMTVGMIVFTLVLAGFFDAMATIIGVGTEAKLADEQGRMPGLSKALFIDGAGGAIGGVAGGSGQTVFVESATGVGEGARTGLASVVTGLFFAACLFFTPITQIVPGEVASAALVVIGAMMMQNARHVDWSDSATAIPVFLTVVIMPFTYQITAGVAAGVISYVAIKVAQGKAREIGAFMWALTAIFVVFFALNPIESWLGVH; via the coding sequence ATGACCCAGTCATCAGTGGAGCCAGAGACCAGTGCGGATGAGGCCGGCGACGGCTCTCGCAATCCCGCCGGCCGTTCTTGGCTCGACCGGTACTTTCACATAACGCACAGAGGATCCAACGTCGGCAACGAGGTTCGTGGCGGTATCACGACCTTCATGGCGATGGCCTACATCCTCCTGCTCAACCCGCTGATCCTTTCCGGCAAGGACGTCGCCGGAAACACGATGGAACCCGCGGCACTGATCACGGCCACCGCCTTCGCGGCGGCCCTGACCACCCTGCTGATGGGCTTCGTCGGCAAGGTGCCGCTCGCACTTGCCGCCGGTCTCTCCGTCTCCGGCGTGCTCGCCTCGCAGGTCGCCCCCCAGATGACCTGGCCGCAGGCCATGGGCATGTGCGTGATGTACGGCGTCGTGATCTGTCTCCTGGTCGTCACCGGCCTCCGCGAGATGATCATGAACGCGATCCCGCTCGCGCTCAAGCACGCGATCACCATGGGTATCGGTCTGTTCGTCGCCCTCATCGGCCTGGTCAAGGCCGGCTTCGTGGGTCGGGGTCCGGAGTTCGGTCCCCCCGTGCAGCTCGGCGCCGTCGGTGAGCTCTCCGGCTGGCCCGTCCTGCTCTTCTGCATCACCCTGCTCGGCATCTTCATGCTGCAGGCCCGCAAGGTTCCCGGCGCGATCCTGATCGGCATCGTCGGCGGAACGGTCCTCGCGGCCATCCTGAACGCCATCGTCACCATCGACCCGAAGGCCTGGAAGAACGGCGCGCCGGAGCTCAAGGGCTCCGCGGTCTCGATGCCCGACTTCTCGCTCTTCGGTGACGTCGAGTTCGGCGGCTGGGGCGAAGTCGGCGCCATGACCGTCGGCATGATCGTCTTCACCCTGGTCCTCGCCGGCTTCTTCGACGCGATGGCCACCATCATCGGTGTCGGTACCGAGGCCAAGCTCGCCGACGAGCAGGGCCGCATGCCGGGCCTGTCCAAGGCGCTCTTCATCGACGGCGCCGGTGGCGCCATCGGTGGCGTCGCGGGCGGCTCCGGCCAGACCGTGTTCGTCGAGTCCGCCACCGGCGTCGGTGAGGGAGCCCGCACAGGCCTCGCCTCCGTCGTCACCGGTCTGTTCTTCGCCGCCTGCCTCTTCTTCACCCCGATCACGCAGATCGTCCCGGGTGAGGTCGCCTCCGCGGCCCTGGTCGTCATCGGCGCGATGATGATGCAGAACGCCCGCCACGTGGACTGGTCCGACAGCGCGACCGCGATTCCGGTCTTCCTGACCGTCGTGATCATGCCGTTCACCTACCAGATCACCGCTGGTGTCGCTGCCGGTGTCATCTCCTACGTGGCCATCAAGGTCGCCCAGGGCAAGGCTCGGGAGATCGGTGCCTTCATGTGGGCGCTGACCGCGATCTTCGTGGTCTTCTTCGCCCTCAACCCCATCGAGAGCTGGCTCGGGGTCCACTGA